The region GCCCAACCGGGCGACGTCCTTCATCACGTCCGGCGTCGCGACGACGCGGTCGAACTCGAGCCAGTTATCCTTCTCTATTTTCTTGAGGTAATCTTCCAGGCCCGCGTGGTCGGCCCCGGCCTCCTCCGCCTCGCGCACCTTCTCGCCCTTGGTCAGGACCAGGACGCGCACCGCCTTGCCGGTCCCGTGGGGCAGCACCACCGAGCCGCGGACCATCTGGTCGGCGTGCCGCGGGTCGACGCCCAGCCGGAACGCCAGGTCCACCGTCTCGTCGAAGCCGGCGTAGGCCGCTTCGCGCACCAGCTTCACGGAATCCGCCAGCGCGTATTCGGCCTCGCGGTCTACCTTCGTCTTCGCTTCCGCGTATTTCTTTCCCGCCACGTGCTAAGCCTCCGCTGTCGAGGGGTCGCTACTCGACCGTGACGCCCATCGAACGGGCGGTCCCCTCGATTATCTTCACCGCGGCCTCCAGCGACGCCGCGTTCAGGTCGGCCATTTTGGTGCGCGCGATGTCCTCGAGCTGTTCGTACGTTACCGTCGCGACCTTTTCGCGGTTCGGTTCCGGCGAGCCCTTGGCGATATTGGCCGCCTTTTTGAGCAAGACCGCCGCCGGCGGCGTCTTTATCTCGAACGTGAAGGACTTATCGTGAAATACCGTGATGATGACGGGCACGATAAGCCCCTGCTTTTCCTTGGTGGCCTCGTTGAACTGCTGGCAGAAGGCCATGATGTTCACGCCGTGCTGGCCCAGCGCGGGCCCCACCGGCGGGGCCGGGTTCGCCTGCCCGGACGGCACCTGCAACTTTATCTTCACGATTATTCTTTTAAGAGCCATATCGAACGGCCTCCGGCCGCGACGCCGCGTCGCTAGCGGGCCTTCTCGACTTCCGCGATATCCAATTCCACCGCCGTGGCGCGGCCGAACACCGTCACCATAATCTTGCACTTGCCGCGGTCGGGATATATTTCCTCCACCACGCCGGAGAAGTTGGCGAACGGGCCCGAGGTGATGTTTACGATGTCGCTCTCCTCGAAGTCGAACTCGACCTCGATCTGGGGCTTGCGGCCCTCGACCTGGTCCAAAACGATCTGGACCTCTTCGTCCGACAACGGCGTCGGCGCGGCGCCCGAGCCGACGAAGCCGGTGACGCCCGCGGTCCGCCGCACGAATCCCCAGGACTCCTCGCTGACCTTCATCTGGACCAGCACGTACCCGGGGAAGAAAACCTTCTTGCGGACGCCCTTGCCCTGCTTGGTCTGGGTGGTGACTTCTTCGGCCGGGACCAGGACGCCGTATATCAGGCCGCCCAGGCTACGCTCTTCCACGGCGCGGTCGACGGCGGCCTTGACCTTCTGCTCGTGGCCCGTCAGCGTGTGGATGACGTACCACCGCACGTCCGGGTCTTCCACCCGAACCTGGTACGCGGAGCTTTCTCGCTCGTCGGGTGCGGCCTCCGCCCCTTCGACTCCGGCGGTCGCGGCGCTTACCTCTTCTTCGGCCAAAACTGCGTCTCCCGTTCGACTACA is a window of bacterium DNA encoding:
- the rplA gene encoding 50S ribosomal protein L1, yielding MAGKKYAEAKTKVDREAEYALADSVKLVREAAYAGFDETVDLAFRLGVDPRHADQMVRGSVVLPHGTGKAVRVLVLTKGEKVREAEEAGADHAGLEDYLKKIEKDNWLEFDRVVATPDVMKDVARLGKLLGPRGLMPSPKTGTVTFDVGKAVADIKRGKVDYRVDKLGNVHMTVGRLSFTDEQLTANAATAVEAVVKARPAAAKGQYLRKLTISSTMGPGIRVSKQEALALAGG
- the rplK gene encoding 50S ribosomal protein L11, translated to MALKRIIVKIKLQVPSGQANPAPPVGPALGQHGVNIMAFCQQFNEATKEKQGLIVPVIITVFHDKSFTFEIKTPPAAVLLKKAANIAKGSPEPNREKVATVTYEQLEDIARTKMADLNAASLEAAVKIIEGTARSMGVTVE
- the nusG gene encoding transcription termination/antitermination protein NusG encodes the protein MAEEEVSAATAGVEGAEAAPDERESSAYQVRVEDPDVRWYVIHTLTGHEQKVKAAVDRAVEERSLGGLIYGVLVPAEEVTTQTKQGKGVRKKVFFPGYVLVQMKVSEESWGFVRRTAGVTGFVGSGAAPTPLSDEEVQIVLDQVEGRKPQIEVEFDFEESDIVNITSGPFANFSGVVEEIYPDRGKCKIMVTVFGRATAVELDIAEVEKAR